One Methylocaldum marinum DNA window includes the following coding sequences:
- a CDS encoding HisA/HisF-related TIM barrel protein encodes MEIIPVIDIMGGVAVHAKEGRREHYRPLQSVLCSTSEPEAVIRGLLGLHPFKRIYMADLDALMGKGAQNDLTIDLERRFPEVEFWIDRGLPGGGEPPPFPAEANERAVVGSESLSEDSLPILSRLAPNVILSLDFIGDRLLGAAKLLNNPELWPEKVILMSLSHVGSKAGPDLDRLARFSRKYPQRRFTVAGGVRDEQDLKRLKSMGAAGALLASALHAGTIDPRMIEDSEEGVI; translated from the coding sequence ATGGAAATCATCCCCGTCATCGATATCATGGGCGGCGTCGCCGTGCACGCCAAGGAAGGCCGGCGCGAGCATTATCGCCCACTGCAAAGCGTATTGTGCTCGACCTCCGAACCGGAGGCGGTCATCCGCGGCTTGCTCGGTTTGCATCCGTTCAAACGGATCTATATGGCCGATCTCGACGCGCTCATGGGCAAGGGCGCGCAAAATGATTTGACGATCGATCTTGAGCGCCGCTTTCCGGAGGTCGAATTTTGGATCGATCGAGGATTGCCGGGCGGAGGCGAACCGCCCCCGTTTCCGGCTGAAGCCAACGAGCGCGCTGTCGTCGGCAGCGAATCGCTTTCCGAGGATTCCTTGCCGATTCTCTCCCGCCTGGCCCCCAATGTCATCTTGTCTCTGGACTTTATCGGCGACCGCTTGTTAGGCGCGGCGAAATTGCTGAATAACCCGGAGCTTTGGCCGGAGAAGGTGATCTTGATGAGCCTTTCCCATGTGGGCAGCAAGGCGGGGCCGGATTTGGACCGTTTAGCCCGGTTTAGCCGCAAGTATCCCCAGCGACGCTTCACCGTAGCCGGCGGCGTGCGGGACGAGCAGGATCTGAAACGGCTAAAATCCATGGGAGCGGCCGGGGCGTTGCTCGCTAGCGCCTTGCACGCGGGCACTATCGACCCGAGGATGATCGAAGACTCGGAAGAAGGGGTAATCTGA
- the fae gene encoding formaldehyde-activating enzyme: protein MGKINKMLVGEALCGGGNEIAHIDLIMGPRGSAAETAFANCITNNKDGFSSLLAVVAPNLMAKPNTVMFNKVTIKNGKQATQMFGPAQRGVAMAVADCVEDGTIPADEADDIFVCVGVFIHWLAEDDAKIQDYNYEATKLAIKRAVAGEPKAAEVVAQKGQIEHPFAAHK, encoded by the coding sequence ATGGGGAAAATCAATAAGATGTTGGTGGGTGAGGCTCTGTGCGGCGGCGGCAACGAAATCGCCCATATCGATTTGATCATGGGTCCGCGCGGCAGTGCTGCAGAGACGGCCTTCGCCAACTGCATCACCAATAACAAAGACGGATTCAGCAGCCTGTTGGCAGTGGTTGCACCGAACCTGATGGCTAAGCCGAACACCGTCATGTTCAACAAGGTCACCATCAAGAACGGCAAACAGGCTACCCAGATGTTCGGACCTGCACAGCGCGGCGTTGCCATGGCTGTGGCCGATTGCGTCGAAGACGGCACCATTCCTGCCGACGAAGCCGACGACATCTTCGTCTGTGTAGGCGTATTCATCCACTGGCTGGCTGAAGACGACGCGAAAATCCAGGACTACAACTACGAAGCTACCAAGCTGGCTATCAAGCGCGCCGTTGCCGGCGAGCCCAAGGCTGCTGAAGTTGTGGCTCAGAAGGGTCAGATCGAGCACCCCTTCGCAGCGCACAAATAA
- a CDS encoding triphosphoribosyl-dephospho-CoA synthase, with product MAILIRGDVLLSAYLDACETELRAFKPGNVSVYSEAHDMTVEDFRRSAAASGPFLCDPELNLGEKIFQATRATREVVRCNTNLGIILLAAPLFQAVQEIRGGETLRDALRRVLGTTTQTDAAWAYKAIRLAQPGGLGESPEQDVHDEPEVTLLEAMVLAEHRDRIAYQYTNSFVDVFEFAIPSYHRNLSRWGDKEWSAVAVFAGLLMRIPDSHIERKFGARYTGIVASRMAQIDKALSVSDRPEQVMPLLREVDAEFKSCGINPGTTADLTVACLLAVRLEALLSQR from the coding sequence GTGGCGATACTCATTCGAGGCGACGTCTTATTGTCCGCATACCTCGATGCCTGCGAGACTGAACTCCGCGCTTTCAAGCCGGGTAACGTCAGCGTTTATTCGGAAGCCCACGATATGACCGTGGAGGACTTCCGCAGGAGCGCCGCGGCCAGCGGACCATTCTTATGCGATCCCGAACTTAACCTGGGCGAAAAGATTTTCCAGGCGACCCGTGCCACCCGCGAGGTCGTTCGTTGCAATACCAATCTCGGCATCATTCTGCTGGCTGCCCCGCTATTCCAGGCGGTTCAGGAAATTCGCGGAGGCGAAACGCTCAGGGATGCGCTCCGGAGGGTTCTCGGCACCACCACGCAAACCGATGCGGCCTGGGCTTATAAAGCCATACGCCTGGCACAGCCGGGGGGCTTGGGCGAGTCCCCGGAACAGGATGTTCACGACGAGCCGGAGGTGACATTGCTGGAAGCCATGGTCCTAGCCGAACATCGAGATCGCATCGCTTATCAATACACTAATTCTTTTGTAGATGTTTTTGAATTCGCAATTCCAAGTTATCATAGGAATTTGTCCCGGTGGGGCGATAAAGAATGGTCGGCAGTGGCAGTGTTCGCAGGATTGCTCATGCGTATCCCCGACAGCCACATCGAGCGTAAGTTTGGCGCTCGTTATACAGGGATAGTTGCCAGCCGAATGGCGCAGATCGATAAGGCGTTATCCGTTTCCGACAGGCCCGAACAAGTCATGCCGCTCCTGCGAGAAGTGGATGCCGAGTTCAAGTCCTGCGGAATAAATCCGGGTACGACGGCCGATCTCACAGTAGCGTGTTTGCTGGCCGTGCGGCTGGAAGCGCTTCTGAGCCAGCGCTAG
- a CDS encoding ATP-grasp domain-containing protein, which translates to MSRIAIITDDPGWHGARLREALAAKGYGYSYVSLTACRLNLESGSLPVLLPGFEDGLPDGVFVRGVPGGSLDQVVFYLDVLHALKLLGIPVYNDGRAVERTVDKAMTSFLLQRAGIPTPPTWVLGSRDEAFALAERELRAGHQLVSKPLFGSQGQGLQRYEKPEDLAGLSDSNGVFYLQRFVSCGEQPHDFRVFVIRGKAVAAMRRCGVTWLNNVAQGARCEPARLDDLLLCRMAEDAVKVLDMGYAGVDIIRDHHGRYSVLEVNSIPAWKGLQSVSKVSIADLLVDDFLSLCVPRSDEGGIVKAPLPLEEGVG; encoded by the coding sequence TTGAGCCGCATCGCAATCATCACCGACGATCCGGGCTGGCACGGCGCACGGCTTCGCGAGGCCTTGGCCGCGAAAGGGTATGGCTATTCTTATGTGTCCTTGACTGCCTGCCGGCTGAATCTCGAGTCCGGCAGTTTGCCGGTACTCCTGCCGGGTTTCGAAGACGGCCTTCCCGACGGTGTCTTCGTGCGCGGCGTGCCGGGCGGGTCGCTGGACCAAGTGGTGTTTTACCTGGATGTGCTGCACGCACTGAAGCTGCTCGGGATTCCGGTATACAACGACGGCCGGGCGGTCGAGCGCACCGTCGACAAAGCCATGACCAGTTTTCTGCTGCAGCGTGCCGGCATACCGACGCCGCCCACCTGGGTGCTGGGCAGCCGCGATGAGGCGTTTGCGTTGGCCGAGCGTGAGCTGCGCGCGGGCCATCAACTCGTGTCGAAACCTTTGTTCGGTTCCCAGGGGCAAGGCTTGCAGCGGTATGAAAAGCCGGAGGATCTGGCGGGCTTAAGCGACAGCAACGGTGTTTTTTATCTGCAGCGTTTCGTCAGTTGCGGCGAGCAGCCCCATGATTTTCGCGTATTCGTCATTAGGGGTAAGGCAGTGGCCGCCATGCGGCGTTGCGGGGTTACCTGGCTGAACAACGTCGCTCAGGGAGCCCGTTGCGAGCCGGCGCGTCTCGACGATCTTCTATTGTGCCGAATGGCGGAGGATGCGGTGAAGGTTCTGGATATGGGCTACGCGGGCGTTGACATCATCCGCGATCACCACGGCCGGTACAGCGTGCTCGAGGTCAACAGCATTCCGGCGTGGAAGGGCTTGCAGAGCGTCAGCAAGGTATCGATCGCGGATTTATTGGTCGACGATTTCCTGTCTCTTTGTGTTCCACGGTCGGATGAGGGCGGTATCGTAAAAGCCCCTCTCCCGCTCGAAGAGGGAGTGGGGTGA
- the mch gene encoding methenyltetrahydromethanopterin cyclohydrolase, with translation MQHTVSVNAHALPIVKYMIANADKLRLKIDKLDNGCTIIDAGIDAVGGLEAGRLIAEICMGGLGTVTLTHASTFSRWPLTVNVHSTNPVISCLGSQYAGWSLSHGEGKSAFYALGSGPARAMATKVKDGSEEPVEELYKELGYRDYGSETAIVMEVDKIPPVEVIEKIAKACKVDASDVNVILTPTSSLAGGMQVVGRVLEVALHKAHSLHFPLGNIIDGTGTAPVPPPHPNFVKAMGRTNDAILFGGTVHLFVKGSDEAAEMLANELPSSVSRDYGRPFAEVFKDYKYDFFKVDPMLFSPASVIVTAVESGRSFHAGKLDEALLERSFGE, from the coding sequence ATGCAACACACTGTCAGCGTCAATGCGCACGCGCTCCCCATCGTCAAATATATGATCGCCAACGCGGACAAGCTCCGGCTCAAGATCGACAAGCTGGACAATGGCTGTACGATTATCGACGCCGGGATCGATGCGGTGGGCGGACTGGAGGCAGGGCGCTTGATCGCTGAGATTTGCATGGGTGGACTCGGAACCGTGACCCTTACCCACGCTTCGACCTTTAGCCGTTGGCCGCTCACGGTCAACGTTCATTCCACCAATCCTGTTATTTCCTGCCTGGGCAGCCAGTATGCCGGATGGAGCCTGTCGCACGGCGAGGGCAAGAGCGCATTTTATGCGCTCGGATCGGGACCTGCCCGGGCCATGGCGACCAAGGTGAAGGACGGCAGCGAGGAACCGGTCGAAGAGCTTTATAAAGAATTGGGCTATCGCGACTACGGCAGCGAGACGGCTATCGTGATGGAAGTGGACAAAATTCCGCCGGTCGAGGTCATCGAGAAGATCGCCAAGGCTTGTAAAGTGGATGCCAGCGACGTCAATGTCATCCTGACGCCCACCTCCAGCCTCGCCGGCGGCATGCAGGTCGTCGGCCGCGTACTGGAGGTAGCCTTGCACAAGGCCCATTCGCTGCATTTTCCGCTGGGCAACATCATCGACGGTACCGGCACCGCCCCGGTTCCGCCGCCTCATCCCAATTTCGTCAAAGCCATGGGGCGGACCAACGATGCCATTCTGTTCGGCGGCACCGTGCATTTGTTCGTGAAGGGCAGCGACGAAGCGGCGGAAATGCTAGCCAACGAGCTTCCGAGTTCGGTTTCGCGCGATTACGGCAGGCCGTTTGCCGAGGTTTTCAAGGATTACAAGTACGACTTCTTCAAGGTCGATCCGATGCTGTTCAGCCCGGCCAGTGTCATCGTCACGGCGGTCGAGTCCGGCCGCAGTTTCCACGCGGGCAAGCTCGACGAAGCGCTTCTGGAGCGTTCCTTCGGAGAATAA
- a CDS encoding ATP-grasp domain-containing protein has product MEKPFDSPERLLLIGCSARMLAQSAVRAEMRPVSIDLYADRETRACSESCEAVNAAGIGFERESVLQAAERLAPAGQGYALVYGSGVDADPEILEALARGRILYGNPPEILYSLKSPDAFFQLLGEHDIPYPESSRTRPPDPENWLLKSGRSEGGKGVRFCGRAEPGPTDYYQRRLPGRAMSALFLANGESARIIGFNTLWTADHGAGRPFLFAGAINRADLLPEQRRQVKAYITRLIRALPLKGLNSLDFMLDGEMCRVLEINPRPSATMALYDGDFSRGLLAEHIRACRAEIPETAETCGVVRAFKVFFAARDLEISGDMAWPDWCTDRPVSGTRIGAGQPVCTVCAEGNDRSGVERSIELRLSELRKRLYAVRS; this is encoded by the coding sequence TTGGAAAAACCGTTCGATTCACCCGAACGCCTGCTGCTGATAGGCTGCTCGGCGAGAATGTTGGCGCAGTCGGCGGTGCGTGCCGAAATGCGGCCGGTTTCGATCGATCTTTATGCCGATCGGGAAACGCGCGCCTGCTCGGAAAGTTGCGAGGCGGTGAATGCTGCCGGAATCGGTTTCGAGCGCGAAAGCGTGTTGCAAGCCGCCGAACGGCTTGCTCCCGCGGGGCAGGGGTACGCGCTGGTTTACGGGAGCGGGGTCGACGCCGATCCGGAAATTCTGGAAGCGCTCGCGCGAGGGCGAATACTCTATGGCAATCCGCCGGAAATTCTCTATTCACTCAAATCGCCTGATGCTTTTTTCCAGCTGCTCGGGGAGCACGATATTCCGTACCCGGAATCCAGCCGTACACGCCCGCCGGATCCGGAAAACTGGCTGCTCAAGTCCGGCCGTAGCGAAGGCGGCAAGGGCGTGCGTTTTTGCGGCCGAGCGGAACCGGGGCCGACCGACTATTATCAACGCCGGCTTCCCGGCCGAGCGATGTCGGCATTGTTTCTGGCAAACGGCGAAAGTGCCCGGATAATTGGCTTCAACACGCTATGGACGGCCGATCATGGCGCGGGCCGGCCGTTCCTGTTTGCCGGCGCCATTAATCGAGCCGATCTCCTCCCGGAACAGCGGCGGCAGGTAAAGGCGTACATCACGCGCCTGATCCGCGCGCTTCCGCTCAAAGGGTTGAACAGCCTGGATTTCATGCTCGACGGCGAAATGTGCCGGGTCCTGGAAATCAACCCCAGGCCGAGCGCCACCATGGCCCTGTACGACGGGGATTTTTCGCGCGGCTTATTGGCCGAACATATTCGGGCGTGCCGTGCGGAAATTCCGGAAACCGCGGAGACTTGCGGTGTCGTCCGAGCCTTCAAGGTTTTTTTCGCGGCTCGGGACCTCGAAATATCCGGGGACATGGCCTGGCCCGACTGGTGTACCGATCGGCCGGTTTCGGGCACGCGCATCGGCGCCGGTCAGCCGGTATGTACCGTTTGCGCCGAGGGAAACGACCGTTCCGGGGTCGAACGTTCGATCGAACTGCGGTTGAGCGAGTTGCGCAAGCGACTGTACGCAGTCCGATCTTAG
- a CDS encoding beta-ribofuranosylaminobenzene 5'-phosphate synthase family protein: MSVNSSRHHKFRVHVVAPARLHMGFLDLGGSLGRRFGSIGVGVNEIATRLWVMPSDRLVAHGPGADRAVAAVNKFVSALGRDFGVEIHVREAIPGHVGLGSGTQLELAVGMALSRLYGLDLSIRDLAPIVERGARSGIGIAVFEQGGLVVDGGRGENSVNPPVIARLEFPVEWRFILVFDERDLGLHGKEEIDAFRSLPVFPAAEAAHLCHLLVMKALPALVEGDIRSFGDAIAELQRSVGDYFAPAQGGRFTSADVAEALAYLETRGAFGIGQSSWGPTGFCLVEDASRAETLISSARRQFAGAAGLRFLLASPRNTGAEVIMERADVSRERAIRS; the protein is encoded by the coding sequence ATGTCAGTCAACTCCTCAAGACACCATAAGTTTCGTGTCCACGTCGTTGCTCCCGCACGTCTGCATATGGGCTTTCTCGATCTGGGCGGTTCCTTGGGGCGGCGTTTCGGCAGTATCGGTGTCGGCGTCAATGAAATCGCGACCCGGCTGTGGGTAATGCCGTCTGATCGGCTGGTTGCGCACGGACCCGGAGCGGATAGAGCCGTTGCCGCCGTCAACAAGTTCGTGTCCGCCCTGGGGCGGGATTTCGGGGTCGAGATTCATGTCCGGGAAGCCATACCGGGGCATGTCGGACTCGGCTCCGGTACACAGCTCGAACTGGCAGTAGGCATGGCCTTGTCGCGCCTCTACGGCCTTGATCTCTCGATACGCGATCTCGCTCCGATCGTGGAGCGGGGAGCGCGCTCGGGTATCGGCATCGCGGTATTCGAGCAGGGCGGCCTGGTGGTCGACGGAGGACGGGGCGAAAACTCGGTGAATCCGCCAGTCATCGCGCGCCTGGAGTTTCCGGTCGAGTGGCGTTTCATTCTGGTTTTCGACGAGCGGGATCTGGGTTTGCACGGAAAGGAAGAGATCGATGCTTTTCGGTCCCTGCCGGTTTTTCCCGCTGCGGAGGCCGCTCATCTATGCCATTTGCTGGTGATGAAAGCCTTGCCGGCATTGGTGGAGGGCGATATTCGAAGCTTCGGCGATGCGATCGCGGAGTTGCAGCGCTCGGTCGGCGATTATTTCGCCCCCGCTCAGGGTGGACGCTTCACCAGTGCCGATGTCGCCGAGGCTTTGGCTTATCTTGAAACGCGGGGCGCTTTCGGTATCGGTCAGAGTTCTTGGGGGCCGACCGGTTTTTGTTTGGTTGAGGATGCTTCTCGTGCGGAAACCTTGATAAGCTCGGCGCGGCGACAATTCGCCGGCGCGGCCGGCCTGCGGTTCTTGTTGGCCAGTCCCCGCAACACAGGTGCCGAGGTCATCATGGAGAGGGCGGATGTCTCGCGGGAAAGGGCGATTCGGTCTTAG
- a CDS encoding formylmethanofuran dehydrogenase subunit B has product MTESTQTRVFENVPSPFCGIASDDLKIEVDGQQVRILENGDAVTTPGFEQAVGDTVPRIAGEPATLDQATARAAEILKSARLPVFSGFGTDVHETRAALSLIDRCRGVFDQMRAEGGLRNLLVLADSGWMATTLGELKNRVDVLVSFGTDIELNFPRFFERFVWNRETLFEGGTAKREIIFIGRAPAGQAATAPDGRQPKVIPCAPEHLPDVAATLSALAKGAQLQAEQIAGIPVTELRSLVDRLRQAKYSVVTWAAGQLTFPNADLTVQQLCQMVATLNKETRVAALPLGGQDGDRTASQVCAWISGYPTRVSYARGYPEYDPYHNGTARLLASGEADALFWVSSLSPTPPPASSVPTVVIGRSGMRFESEPEVFIPVGVPGIDFAGHMFRCDNVVAMPLYQLRESGLFKASDVLRAIEQALASNA; this is encoded by the coding sequence ATGACCGAAAGCACCCAAACCCGCGTTTTCGAAAACGTTCCCAGTCCATTTTGCGGCATTGCCTCGGACGACTTGAAAATCGAGGTCGACGGCCAGCAGGTCAGAATCCTCGAAAACGGTGACGCCGTGACGACTCCCGGCTTCGAGCAGGCGGTCGGCGACACGGTTCCGCGCATCGCCGGAGAACCGGCGACGCTGGATCAGGCGACCGCACGCGCCGCGGAGATCTTGAAAAGCGCACGCCTTCCGGTATTCAGCGGCTTCGGCACCGATGTCCACGAAACCCGAGCGGCCCTGTCCCTGATCGACCGTTGCCGCGGTGTCTTCGATCAAATGCGTGCCGAGGGCGGTCTACGCAACCTTCTGGTGTTGGCCGATTCAGGCTGGATGGCGACCACCCTGGGCGAACTCAAGAACCGGGTGGACGTGCTGGTTTCGTTCGGTACCGATATCGAACTCAATTTTCCGCGCTTTTTCGAACGCTTTGTCTGGAACCGGGAAACCCTATTCGAGGGCGGTACCGCCAAGCGCGAAATCATTTTTATCGGCCGCGCGCCGGCCGGTCAGGCAGCCACCGCTCCCGACGGCCGCCAGCCGAAAGTCATTCCTTGCGCCCCCGAGCACCTGCCGGACGTGGCCGCGACGCTTTCGGCCCTGGCCAAGGGCGCACAACTCCAGGCCGAGCAGATCGCCGGCATTCCCGTGACGGAACTCCGGTCGCTTGTGGATCGCTTGCGTCAGGCGAAATATAGCGTCGTGACCTGGGCCGCGGGACAGCTTACATTTCCGAACGCCGATCTGACTGTACAGCAACTGTGCCAAATGGTGGCAACGCTCAACAAGGAGACCCGCGTAGCGGCGCTGCCCTTGGGCGGCCAGGACGGCGATCGAACTGCCAGTCAGGTGTGCGCCTGGATCAGCGGCTATCCGACGCGCGTCAGCTACGCGCGCGGCTATCCCGAATACGATCCGTATCACAATGGTACGGCACGACTCCTGGCAAGCGGCGAAGCCGACGCCCTGTTCTGGGTATCGAGCCTGAGCCCGACGCCACCTCCTGCGAGCAGCGTGCCCACGGTGGTCATCGGCCGCTCCGGAATGCGTTTCGAATCCGAACCCGAGGTATTCATTCCGGTGGGCGTGCCCGGCATCGACTTTGCCGGCCACATGTTCCGTTGCGACAATGTCGTTGCCATGCCGCTTTACCAACTCCGCGAATCCGGGCTATTCAAAGCATCCGACGTGCTGCGGGCGATTGAGCAGGCGCTCGCCTCGAACGCGTAG
- a CDS encoding formylmethanofuran dehydrogenase subunit A: MLIKLTGGTVYDPAHNVDGRVQDIYIRDGRIVADSDVQGTAPDQEYDCRGKVIMAGAIDMHTHIGGGKVTIARNLLPEDHRADPSPRSELKRAGCGHAAPSTLTTGYRYAEMGYTTGFEPAVLPINARQAHMEMADVPLMDVGGYAMLGSDDFFLRLLSSGADQKIINDYVAWTLHSSQCIGIKVVNPGGISAFKFNQRKLDLDDRHSYYGVTPRQVLQKLARAVHELGVPHPLHVHGCNLGVPGNLETTLNTISGIEGLPMHLTHIQFHSYGTEGDRKFSSGAAQIAEAINKNRNITVDVGQILFGQTVTASGDSMRQFANAHHAHPNKWVCMDIECDAGCGVVPFKYRDQNFVNALQWCIGLETFLLVDDPWRIFLTTDHPNGAPFTTYPHLIRLLMDKSFRNDMLSTINADAAALSTLGSIDREYSLYEIAIMTRAGAAKLLGLSDRGHLGTGAAGDITVYNEQDDKEAMFTKPAYVFKDGELVVRNGEVVKVVWGNVHTVKPEFDRAGIEGKLRDYFDRYHTMKLDNFIIRDWEIEGDGRSKILVHPCQGNA; this comes from the coding sequence ATGCTGATTAAACTCACGGGCGGCACTGTCTACGATCCCGCGCACAATGTCGATGGCCGAGTGCAGGACATATACATCCGCGACGGCCGGATCGTAGCCGACTCCGACGTTCAAGGCACGGCGCCCGACCAGGAATACGATTGCCGCGGCAAGGTGATCATGGCCGGAGCCATCGACATGCACACGCATATCGGCGGCGGCAAGGTAACGATCGCCCGCAACCTCCTGCCGGAGGACCACCGCGCCGATCCGTCACCCCGTTCGGAACTGAAGCGCGCGGGTTGCGGACACGCCGCCCCTTCCACCCTGACCACCGGCTATCGTTACGCCGAAATGGGCTATACCACGGGCTTCGAACCGGCGGTGCTCCCCATCAATGCGCGCCAGGCCCATATGGAAATGGCCGACGTCCCGCTCATGGACGTGGGCGGCTACGCCATGCTCGGCAGCGATGACTTCTTTTTGCGTCTTCTGTCATCCGGTGCCGACCAGAAGATCATCAACGATTATGTAGCCTGGACTCTGCATTCCAGCCAGTGCATCGGCATTAAAGTGGTCAATCCCGGCGGGATCAGCGCGTTCAAATTCAACCAGCGCAAGCTGGATCTGGACGACCGGCACAGCTATTACGGCGTCACCCCGCGGCAGGTCCTTCAGAAACTGGCCAGGGCGGTGCATGAACTGGGCGTTCCCCACCCCCTGCACGTACACGGCTGCAACCTGGGAGTACCGGGCAACCTGGAAACCACGCTGAACACGATCAGCGGCATCGAAGGCCTGCCGATGCACCTGACCCACATCCAGTTCCACAGCTACGGCACCGAGGGCGACCGCAAGTTTTCCTCGGGCGCGGCGCAAATTGCCGAAGCAATCAACAAAAACCGCAATATTACGGTGGACGTGGGCCAAATTCTGTTCGGCCAGACCGTCACGGCCTCGGGCGACTCCATGCGCCAGTTCGCCAATGCCCACCATGCCCACCCGAACAAATGGGTGTGCATGGACATCGAGTGCGATGCCGGCTGCGGCGTTGTACCGTTCAAGTACAGGGACCAGAATTTCGTCAACGCGCTGCAATGGTGTATCGGCCTCGAAACCTTCCTGCTGGTGGACGATCCCTGGCGTATTTTCCTCACCACCGACCACCCCAACGGCGCGCCGTTCACCACTTATCCCCATTTGATCCGACTGCTGATGGACAAGAGCTTCCGTAACGACATGCTCTCGACCATCAACGCCGATGCCGCCGCGCTGAGCACGCTCGGCTCCATCGACCGCGAGTACAGCTTGTACGAGATCGCGATCATGACCCGAGCCGGCGCCGCCAAGCTCCTGGGCCTCAGCGATCGCGGCCATTTGGGCACCGGCGCCGCCGGGGATATTACCGTTTATAACGAGCAAGACGACAAGGAGGCGATGTTTACCAAACCGGCCTATGTATTCAAGGACGGCGAACTGGTCGTGCGCAACGGCGAAGTCGTGAAAGTCGTCTGGGGAAACGTGCACACGGTCAAGCCGGAATTCGACCGCGCCGGCATCGAAGGCAAGCTGCGGGATTATTTCGACCGTTACCACACCATGAAGTTGGACAATTTCATCATTCGCGACTGGGAAATCGAAGGCGACGGACGCAGCAAAATACTCGTCCACCCGTGCCAGGGAAATGCTTAA
- a CDS encoding Uma2 family endonuclease, whose protein sequence is MNWQEVCNNPILRELPFKIELNEWGQVVMSPASNRHGILQGLLIRTLSKARQDGLVFPESPVETAKGVKVPDVVWISDQFLREHGEQTPYRKAPELCIKVLSSSNAMDEMKEKRELYFARGAQEVWLCNEQGTLTFYDCVGQILPLACFQPLTA, encoded by the coding sequence GTGAACTGGCAAGAAGTCTGCAACAACCCGATCCTGCGCGAACTGCCGTTCAAAATCGAGCTCAACGAATGGGGACAGGTGGTCATGAGTCCGGCATCCAATCGGCACGGCATCCTGCAGGGCCTTTTGATTCGGACCTTAAGCAAGGCACGTCAGGACGGCCTGGTGTTTCCGGAAAGTCCGGTCGAAACCGCCAAGGGCGTCAAGGTTCCGGATGTGGTTTGGATATCCGACCAATTTCTCCGCGAACACGGCGAACAAACACCATACCGCAAGGCACCCGAACTGTGCATCAAAGTTCTTTCTTCATCCAACGCCATGGACGAAATGAAGGAAAAGCGCGAACTCTATTTCGCCCGCGGCGCGCAAGAAGTCTGGCTATGCAACGAACAGGGCACGCTGACGTTCTACGACTGCGTTGGCCAAATTCTGCCTCTCGCCTGTTTCCAACCGTTAACGGCATAG
- the fhcD gene encoding formylmethanofuran--tetrahydromethanopterin N-formyltransferase translates to MNINGVQIDATFAEAFPMRATRVIITAQNLKWAYHAAQAMTGFATSVIACGCEAGIERELEPSETPDGRPGIAALIFAMGGKTLAKQVETRAGQCVLTSPTSALFAGIREGDKIPLGKNLRFFGDGFQIAKRIGGKRYWRVPVMDGEFLCEDTTCTVKAVGGGNFLILAESQPQALAACEAAIDAMKKIPNVIMPFPGGVVRSGSKVGSKYKALSASTNDAFCPTLKGQTKTDLSPEIESVMEIVIDGLTDEDIKKAMRVGIEAACGLGAENGIRRISAGNYGGKLGPFLFHLQEIMA, encoded by the coding sequence ATGAACATCAACGGCGTCCAGATCGATGCGACTTTCGCCGAAGCCTTTCCGATGAGAGCCACACGGGTCATCATCACCGCTCAAAATCTGAAATGGGCCTATCATGCGGCCCAGGCCATGACGGGCTTCGCCACCTCTGTAATTGCCTGCGGTTGCGAAGCGGGTATCGAGCGCGAACTCGAGCCGAGCGAGACACCGGACGGACGGCCGGGTATCGCCGCGCTGATTTTCGCCATGGGCGGCAAAACCCTGGCCAAGCAGGTGGAAACCCGCGCCGGCCAGTGCGTGCTGACATCGCCCACCTCGGCGTTGTTCGCCGGCATCCGCGAAGGCGACAAAATCCCGCTGGGCAAGAACCTCCGCTTTTTCGGCGACGGATTCCAGATCGCCAAGCGTATCGGCGGCAAACGGTACTGGCGCGTCCCGGTCATGGACGGCGAGTTTCTCTGCGAAGACACCACCTGCACCGTTAAAGCCGTAGGCGGCGGCAACTTCCTGATCCTGGCGGAAAGCCAGCCGCAGGCCTTGGCCGCGTGCGAGGCCGCCATCGATGCCATGAAAAAAATCCCCAACGTCATCATGCCCTTTCCCGGCGGCGTCGTCCGATCCGGTTCGAAAGTCGGTTCGAAATACAAGGCCTTGTCGGCCTCGACCAACGACGCCTTCTGCCCCACGCTCAAGGGACAAACCAAGACGGATTTGAGCCCGGAAATCGAATCGGTCATGGAAATCGTTATCGACGGACTGACCGACGAAGACATCAAGAAGGCCATGCGGGTCGGCATCGAAGCGGCCTGCGGCCTTGGCGCGGAAAACGGCATCCGCCGCATCAGCGCGGGCAATTACGGCGGCAAATTGGGTCCTTTCCTCTTTCATCTCCAGGAGATCATGGCATGA